The Brassica oleracea var. oleracea cultivar TO1000 chromosome C6, BOL, whole genome shotgun sequence genome includes a region encoding these proteins:
- the LOC106296907 gene encoding probable glycosyltransferase At5g03795, with translation MSALWGKLASEILMQNWDIALEELNRLKDIIDSKAPSETRKHFSKTIRALCNSDVKEGFVFGNDTSLPETYVRDPKKPLSNIGGKSASKRPTVAFFAGQPDHGYVRPILLSYWGNNKDPYLKIFGKLLRSKGNKNYLQFMKTSKYCICA, from the exons ATGAGTGCCTTGTGGGGGAAGCTAGCATCTGAGATATTGATGCAGAACTGGGACATTGCACTTGAAGAGCTCAACCGTCTCAAGGATATTATTGACTCAAAG GCTCCATCGGAGACACGGAAGCATTTTTCGAAGACTATAAGGGCGTTGTGTAACTCGGATGTTAAAGAAGGCTTTGTCTTTGGAAATGACACATCTCTACCGGAGACATACGTTAGAGATCCCAAGAAACCACTAAGTAACATCGGTGGCAAGTCTGCGTCCAAAAGGCCAACAGTAGCTTTCTTTGCTGGTCAACCCGATCACGGGTACGTTAGGCCAATACTACTCTCTTACTGGGGTAACAACAAAGATCCTTACCTGAAAATATTCGGGAAGCTTCTGAGGTCTAAAGGAAACAAGAACTATCTTCAGTTCATGAAGACGAGCAAGTACTGCATTTGCGCTTAA